In Deltaproteobacteria bacterium, a single genomic region encodes these proteins:
- a CDS encoding tellurite resistance TerB family protein — translation MGLLSRLSGMASTKKATDDVLLAHAMLLMAGADGDIDDSEIAVVRGFATTLPEFKERDFGQVVAEAQKMVRRYPNLKESVNALTELSTPALKAKAYVLAADIALASGDVDEAEDELLTTMQRLLGIDDQTAQTIIWVLQRKYEK, via the coding sequence ATGGGTCTGCTCTCTCGCCTCTCTGGCATGGCCTCGACCAAGAAGGCCACCGACGACGTCCTCTTGGCCCATGCGATGCTGCTCATGGCCGGCGCCGACGGCGACATCGACGACTCCGAGATCGCGGTGGTGCGCGGGTTCGCCACGACCCTGCCCGAGTTCAAGGAGCGGGACTTCGGCCAAGTGGTCGCCGAGGCGCAGAAGATGGTGCGCCGCTATCCCAACCTCAAGGAGTCGGTCAACGCACTGACCGAGCTGTCGACCCCCGCGCTCAAGGCCAAGGCCTACGTGCTCGCGGCCGACATCGCGTTGGCGTCGGGCGACGTCGACGAGGCCGAGGACGAGCTGCTCACCACCATGCAGCGGTTGCTCGGCATCGACGACCAGACCGCCCAGACCATCATCTGGGTGCTGCAGCGCAAGTACGAGAAGTAG
- a CDS encoding FHA domain-containing protein, producing the protein MLLVLRALSGVHPGTIFLLRERTTLGRAAIADVQLVGDAVSRFHAIIERDEHGRLVIADLHSKAGTFVDGTRVQRAVLEPGAIVEICGFQLRVEHAAEDALRSGGAPAKVSGFQAVQQTRRVPLEPPASAPTLAPPRRPTAVPAPPPASSSTAPREREPAWLELVRELVEYRALREDGVATHGPMAPAAIRFRALHARFSTAGSGSVDRPRRSSRRFACDLPIMLGSSRGTVVSTLVGRLIDVGAGGAKVLVDHPLEVGDACWLLIATGESARSGIAFQSQIVWQDLGPRAGLCFVGRPTVGPEVLPPLWTPAS; encoded by the coding sequence ATGCTTCTTGTCCTCCGCGCGCTGTCGGGCGTGCATCCGGGCACGATCTTCCTGCTCCGCGAGCGCACGACCCTTGGTCGCGCCGCGATCGCCGACGTGCAGCTGGTCGGTGACGCGGTTTCACGCTTCCACGCCATCATCGAGCGCGACGAGCACGGACGTCTCGTGATCGCCGATCTCCACAGCAAGGCGGGGACCTTCGTCGACGGCACGCGGGTGCAACGCGCCGTGCTCGAGCCGGGCGCCATCGTGGAGATCTGTGGGTTCCAGCTGCGGGTCGAACACGCCGCCGAGGACGCGCTGCGCAGCGGCGGCGCGCCGGCCAAGGTCTCCGGCTTCCAGGCGGTGCAGCAGACCCGTCGCGTCCCACTCGAGCCACCCGCGAGCGCGCCGACGCTGGCACCACCGCGACGCCCGACCGCGGTACCGGCACCGCCGCCGGCGTCGAGCTCGACGGCCCCGCGCGAGCGCGAGCCCGCGTGGCTGGAGCTCGTGCGCGAGCTGGTCGAGTACCGTGCGCTGCGCGAGGACGGCGTCGCGACCCATGGTCCGATGGCCCCGGCGGCGATCCGCTTCAGGGCACTGCACGCCCGTTTCTCGACCGCGGGCTCGGGCTCGGTCGATCGTCCTCGCCGCTCGAGTCGACGCTTCGCGTGCGACCTGCCGATCATGTTGGGCTCGTCGCGCGGCACCGTGGTCTCGACCCTGGTCGGCCGACTCATCGACGTGGGCGCCGGCGGTGCGAAGGTGCTGGTCGATCATCCGCTCGAGGTCGGCGACGCGTGCTGGTTGCTCATCGCCACCGGCGAGAGCGCGCGCTCGGGCATCGCGTTCCAGTCGCAGATCGTGTGGCAGGACCTCGGTCCGCGGGCCGGCCTGTGCTTCGTCGGCCGGCCCACGGTCGGGCCCGAGGTGTTGCCACCGCTGTGGACGCCGGCCTCGTGA